A genomic segment from Nitrospirota bacterium encodes:
- a CDS encoding mercuric reductase — translation MKASPSLKPDDEYNRALLANAHPPDWINPEPASRYNLVVIGAGTAGLVTASAAASLGAKVALVERHLMGGDCLNVGCVPSKALIRASRSAAEVRRADEFGTTIPAGGRVDFPRVMERMRRLRAQISPNDSVDRFRKLGVDVFLADARFEGPSTISADGRRLHFKKAVLATGARAAVPPIPGLAEAGSLTNESVFSLTRLPPRLAVIGGGPIGCEMAQAFARFGSKVHLLEAAPHILMREDGDAAERVQSALAKDAVNLVLGCKILSVERQGDSRKIRLECAGQSGHIEVDEILVGVGRAPNVEGLNLEAAGVEYDSRAGVKVSNRLQTSNPRIYAAGDICSMYKFTHAADAMARIVVQNALFFGRKKASALTIPWCTYTDPEIAHVGLYEREAKERGIPVQTLTVELREIDRAVLDGETEGFSRVHLRAGTDRILGATVVAAHAGEMISEFSLAMTAGVGLAKIAATIHPYPTQSEAIKRLGDAYNRARLTPSLRRWLERYFRWRG, via the coding sequence GTGAAAGCGTCGCCGTCCCTCAAACCCGACGACGAGTACAACCGAGCCCTGCTCGCCAATGCCCATCCACCGGACTGGATCAATCCTGAACCGGCATCGCGGTACAACCTCGTGGTGATCGGGGCGGGGACCGCCGGACTCGTGACGGCTTCCGCCGCCGCCTCGCTGGGGGCCAAGGTTGCGCTTGTGGAGCGGCACCTGATGGGCGGTGATTGCTTGAACGTGGGATGCGTGCCCTCGAAGGCGCTGATACGCGCGTCCCGATCGGCGGCCGAAGTGCGGCGCGCGGACGAATTCGGCACGACCATCCCTGCCGGCGGCCGGGTTGATTTTCCGAGGGTCATGGAAAGAATGCGACGCCTGCGGGCGCAGATCAGTCCCAACGATTCCGTGGATCGATTCCGAAAGCTCGGCGTGGATGTCTTTCTCGCCGACGCCCGGTTCGAGGGTCCTTCCACCATCAGCGCCGACGGACGACGACTTCATTTCAAGAAGGCCGTCCTTGCGACCGGGGCGCGGGCGGCGGTGCCGCCGATCCCTGGTCTTGCCGAAGCCGGTTCACTCACGAATGAGTCGGTCTTTTCACTCACGAGGCTCCCCCCGCGGCTGGCGGTCATCGGGGGCGGGCCCATCGGCTGCGAGATGGCCCAGGCGTTCGCCCGGTTCGGGTCGAAAGTACACCTGCTTGAGGCGGCGCCGCACATTCTCATGCGGGAGGACGGCGACGCGGCGGAACGAGTGCAGTCGGCACTGGCGAAGGATGCCGTGAATCTGGTTCTGGGCTGCAAGATCCTGAGCGTGGAGAGGCAGGGCGATTCGAGGAAGATCCGGCTGGAATGCGCCGGGCAATCGGGGCACATCGAGGTGGATGAGATTCTCGTCGGTGTCGGCCGGGCGCCGAATGTCGAGGGATTGAACCTCGAGGCCGCCGGAGTCGAATACGATTCGAGGGCGGGCGTAAAGGTGTCGAACAGGCTCCAGACGAGCAATCCGCGCATCTACGCGGCGGGGGACATCTGTTCAATGTACAAATTCACTCACGCGGCGGACGCGATGGCGCGGATCGTTGTCCAGAACGCCCTGTTTTTCGGACGAAAGAAGGCGAGTGCGTTGACGATCCCATGGTGTACCTACACCGATCCGGAAATCGCCCACGTGGGTCTGTACGAACGGGAGGCGAAAGAGCGCGGAATCCCGGTTCAGACTCTTACCGTCGAATTGCGCGAGATTGACAGGGCGGTGCTGGATGGCGAAACCGAAGGCTTTTCGCGGGTCCATCTGCGAGCGGGAACGGACCGGATCCTCGGAGCCACGGTGGTTGCCGCCCACGCGGGAGAAATGATTTCAGAATTCTCGCTGGCGATGACGGCCGGCGTGGGACTCGCCAAGATCGCGGCAACGATCCACCCCTATCCAACTCAATCGGAGGCGATCAAGCGGTTGGGAGACGCCTACAATCGGGCCCGGCTGACCCCCTCGTTGCGCCGATGGCTGGAGCGGTATTTCAGATGGAGGGGGTGA
- a CDS encoding TVP38/TMEM64 family protein, giving the protein MSDWALSGIDWIRGAGAIGATAFVVIYAAATVAFLPGSILTLAAGFVYGPLVGTAIVSPASVLGATGAFLLGRTLARDWISRRMAGSPKFKGLDQAIGREALKILVLIRLSPIFPFTLVNYAFGLTRISLPKYVLGSFIGMLPGTFLYVYLGSLVTEATQLIGGRAPEAGTAGKAFYWAGLLATIGVTLFVTRLARRSLRESLPTP; this is encoded by the coding sequence CTGAGCGACTGGGCCCTCTCCGGCATTGACTGGATCCGCGGCGCCGGCGCGATCGGGGCGACGGCGTTTGTAGTGATCTATGCGGCAGCGACCGTCGCGTTTCTGCCCGGCTCGATCCTCACGCTGGCGGCGGGTTTTGTGTACGGACCGCTGGTCGGGACCGCCATCGTTTCACCGGCCAGTGTGCTCGGCGCCACGGGCGCCTTCCTTCTCGGGCGAACCCTCGCCCGCGATTGGATCAGCCGGCGCATGGCGGGTAGTCCGAAATTCAAAGGGCTGGATCAAGCGATCGGCCGGGAGGCGCTTAAGATCCTCGTGCTCATCCGACTCAGCCCGATATTTCCCTTCACGCTGGTCAACTACGCCTTCGGTCTGACGCGGATCAGTCTCCCCAAGTACGTCCTGGGCTCTTTCATCGGGATGTTGCCTGGAACTTTTCTTTATGTATACCTGGGATCGTTGGTCACGGAAGCGACGCAATTGATCGGGGGGAGGGCGCCGGAGGCAGGCACCGCGGGAAAGGCGTTCTATTGGGCGGGATTGCTGGCCACGATCGGAGTCACGCTCTTTGTCACCCGCCTTGCGCGGCGCAGCCTGCGTGAAAGTTTGCCCACCCCGTGA
- a CDS encoding methyltransferase domain-containing protein — MDRSQMLFTDQTVWHVPDFVRKERDGMVVFLDPEGPNWISTDSRGAKILEGLDGTTSFDAVVRRYSAETGTPTAAAWVHCATFIKDAARAGFVSDEPFAARPGYLGRSEILQLTGLREIWLHLNNSCNLSCSHCLVSSGPKEDQGLSTDQWKAILRQSFDLGTGQVYFTGGEPFLRKDIFELMDFVLSRPDRKLVILTNGMLFKGPTLDRLRDYSGRPLVLQISLDGPDAETNDPIRGKGSFDPILRGIRSAQAAGFAPIVTTVVNAANRHKVAEVTRLLATLGVKSHHLIWPHHRGRSAAMNGQFSLSALECLEVLREAKEAGAEVGVTVDNFESFRARIHGRRGVKMDHSSAGFESLCVYADGRVFPSASTAGYPALSCGNVLESPLESIWRSSEVLAETRKVSVINKEMCRSCTWRFICGGGEIEHGYFYSQNGRSRRAGDGFHAHDPFCDLYKTALEDILLSEASSAAHLAGDGGAPNPRSGFNAPVVLRSMGDAILCGQESALTRGRNGVALGHSSCHLASDIAHMREDVRSFYAAAAKEPQEALCCPVKYDSEDLGHIPQDVIDRFYGCGGPVAAARIREGEVVVDFGSGAGIDCFIAAKKVGPNGRAIGVDMTDEMLDVARRCGTEVADRLGYNAVEFRKGYLEHVPVEDRTADLVMSNCVINLSPDKKAVFAEMWRVLRDHGRAVISDIVSDRTVSMELQRDIQLRGACITGALTEEEFLAGLEKSGFYGLRLIDKKPWREVEGLHFSSITVEGFKFEKKDGCRYIGQRAIYAGPFKAAIDEEGHLFPRNEPVEVCTDTAAKLRHAPYAGSFVVLEAEENAKTLAFEIAETAAAESERCGPGCC, encoded by the coding sequence ATGGATCGTTCGCAAATGCTGTTCACCGATCAAACGGTTTGGCACGTGCCGGATTTCGTTCGGAAGGAGCGGGATGGAATGGTCGTCTTCCTGGATCCCGAGGGGCCGAACTGGATCAGCACGGATTCGCGAGGAGCGAAGATTCTCGAAGGGCTGGATGGAACAACGTCATTCGACGCCGTTGTCCGAAGGTACTCCGCTGAGACGGGAACACCCACGGCCGCCGCTTGGGTCCATTGCGCAACGTTCATCAAGGATGCCGCCCGCGCGGGCTTCGTGAGCGACGAGCCGTTTGCGGCGCGGCCGGGCTATCTAGGGCGAAGCGAGATTCTCCAACTCACGGGTCTCCGCGAGATCTGGCTCCATCTCAACAATTCCTGCAATCTTTCGTGTTCCCACTGCCTCGTTTCTTCCGGTCCGAAGGAGGATCAGGGACTCTCCACGGATCAGTGGAAAGCCATCCTACGGCAGTCGTTCGATCTGGGAACCGGCCAGGTCTACTTCACGGGAGGCGAGCCGTTCCTGCGCAAAGATATTTTCGAGCTGATGGATTTCGTCCTGAGCCGTCCCGACCGGAAACTGGTCATCCTGACCAATGGGATGCTTTTCAAAGGGCCGACGCTGGATCGATTACGGGATTACTCCGGGCGCCCGTTGGTCCTCCAAATCAGCCTGGACGGGCCGGATGCGGAAACAAACGACCCGATCCGAGGGAAGGGCAGCTTCGATCCCATCCTTCGCGGAATCCGATCGGCGCAGGCGGCTGGCTTTGCACCGATTGTCACAACGGTTGTGAATGCCGCCAACCGGCACAAGGTTGCGGAGGTCACGCGTCTGCTCGCGACCCTGGGCGTGAAAAGCCACCACCTGATTTGGCCGCATCACCGCGGAAGGTCGGCGGCCATGAACGGTCAATTCAGCTTGTCGGCGCTCGAATGTCTTGAAGTTCTCCGGGAAGCGAAAGAGGCGGGCGCGGAGGTTGGCGTGACGGTCGACAACTTCGAGTCTTTCCGCGCCCGCATTCACGGGCGTCGCGGGGTGAAGATGGACCACTCCAGCGCCGGTTTTGAGAGCCTGTGCGTCTATGCCGACGGGCGCGTGTTCCCGTCGGCCTCGACTGCCGGCTATCCCGCGCTGTCTTGCGGGAATGTTTTGGAATCGCCCTTGGAGTCGATCTGGAGGAGCTCTGAAGTGCTGGCCGAAACCCGCAAAGTATCGGTCATCAATAAGGAGATGTGCCGATCGTGCACGTGGCGGTTCATCTGCGGGGGGGGGGAGATTGAACACGGCTATTTCTACTCCCAGAACGGCCGGTCGCGGCGCGCGGGCGACGGTTTCCACGCCCACGATCCCTTTTGCGATCTGTATAAGACCGCGCTGGAGGACATCCTGCTCAGCGAGGCGAGTTCGGCGGCGCATCTTGCGGGGGATGGGGGTGCCCCGAATCCCCGATCGGGCTTCAACGCCCCGGTCGTTTTGCGGTCCATGGGCGACGCGATCCTTTGCGGACAGGAATCGGCGCTCACGCGGGGTCGGAACGGCGTGGCCCTGGGCCATTCGTCGTGCCACCTCGCGTCCGACATCGCGCATATGCGGGAGGACGTTCGTTCGTTCTACGCTGCCGCGGCGAAAGAACCACAGGAGGCGCTCTGTTGCCCCGTGAAATATGACTCGGAGGACTTGGGCCATATCCCCCAGGATGTGATCGACCGATTCTACGGCTGCGGCGGGCCGGTGGCCGCGGCCCGGATTCGGGAAGGCGAAGTGGTCGTGGACTTCGGCTCGGGCGCGGGGATCGACTGCTTCATCGCGGCAAAGAAAGTCGGACCGAACGGCCGCGCCATCGGGGTCGACATGACGGACGAAATGCTGGACGTGGCCCGCCGATGTGGGACCGAGGTGGCCGACCGCCTGGGCTACAACGCGGTGGAGTTCCGGAAGGGATACTTGGAGCACGTGCCGGTGGAAGACCGGACTGCGGATCTGGTCATGTCCAATTGCGTGATCAATCTTTCGCCGGACAAGAAAGCGGTCTTCGCCGAGATGTGGAGAGTGCTCAGGGACCACGGTCGGGCGGTCATCTCGGATATTGTGTCCGATCGCACAGTCTCGATGGAACTTCAGAGGGACATCCAGCTCCGCGGCGCCTGCATCACCGGGGCGCTGACCGAGGAGGAGTTTCTCGCGGGTTTGGAGAAGTCCGGCTTCTACGGCCTGCGCCTGATCGACAAGAAACCATGGAGGGAAGTGGAGGGACTTCATTTTTCTTCCATCACGGTCGAGGGATTCAAATTCGAGAAGAAGGACGGTTGCCGGTACATCGGCCAGCGGGCTATTTATGCGGGACCGTTCAAGGCGGCGATTGACGAGGAGGGGCACCTGTTTCCGCGAAACGAACCGGTGGAGGTTTGCACGGATACGGCGGCGAAATTGAGGCATGCGCCGTATGCGGGTTCGTTCGTTGTGCTGGAGGCGGAGGAAAACGCGAAGACCTTGGCGTTTGAGATTGCGGAGACGGCGGCAGCCGAGTCGGAAAGGTGCGGGCCGGGGTGCTGCTGA